AAAAGACTCTCAAGGGAAGCCTTGGGTCCGAGAAAGACTCCACAGCAAAGTCCGTCATGGAAAAGACTGTCGAGCAAATGCGCTGACGCCGCCACCGGAAAATAAACGGCGGGGCGGCCCAAATCTCCCCGCCGAATTCCAGCGCTCCAGCCAACTTAACCCGTTATAATTGAATCAAGGAAACAATCCCGCCCGGAATTTGCGCGGAGGAGCCTTATCAGGTATGGACGCGATCTTGCTTTGTGGAGACAGGGGAGCCTCGCGCCACGTAAAAGGCGTCAATAAGGCCCTCCTGCCGGTCAAGGGGGCGCCGCTGTTCACCCATGTCCTGCGCGCCCTCGAAGGAGCCGCCCGGATAGAAAGAGTGTTCATAGTCGGCGACAAAAAGAAGCTGGACTCAGCGCTTGTGGAGTCTGGCGGATCGTCCAAGCCGGTTGTGACGATGGACCAGTGGGAAAATCTCGCCGCCAATATCTGGAACGGCTTTCTGGCCACTTTGGACGGATACACCCTCGGGGCGGAGCGCAAGCGGCCTGAATTAGCCGGGCGGATGGTGTTTTGCGTTCCCGGGGACTCTCCTTTGATAACTCCCGCCGAGATAAATGAATTCCTGGACAGGGCCGATATGGACCGCCACGATTACATGATAGGCCTGACTCCGGAAAAGGCGCTGGACCGCTACCTGCCGGCACGCGGCAAGCCGGGGATCAGGATGACCTGTTTTAACGTGCGCGAAGGGCGGTTCCGTATCAACAACATGCACATTGCCCGGCCGTTCGCCTTTCAGAACAGGGGCGCGATACAGAAAATGTACAACGTGCGTTACCAGAAGAATCTGCGCAATATCGCAAGGATGCTCAAGGACCTTTGGGCAATCAGGGGAGTGCGGCCGCGCCTTTGGATATACATCGTGATGCAGGTTTCCATGATGCTGTCGCTGGCTGGATTTTCGGGGCTTGCCGCAAAGGCAAGTTCGCTTGTGTCCATGGACGACGTGGCCGGAGGCGTTGGGGCCATACTCGGGCTGAGGGCCGGCCTTGTGGTCACCGGCCATGGAGGATCCGCGGTGGACATAGACAATGACCATGATTACGATGTGATGCAGGCGATGTACGATGAATGGACGGCGGCCGGTAAAAACATGATCGGAGATGCGCCATGATACTTACAATCATTTCGCTGGCGGCCCTGGCGGTTGTTCTCGCGCCGGATCCCGCCCTGGCCTGGGGGGCGGGGATGCATGTGGCCCAGGGGAGCTTCATTCTGGACCATTTATACATGGTCAGGCCGGAGATCGCCGCCATCCTGCAAAGCTATCCATTCGATTATATCTACGGCTGCATCAGCGCGGACAT
This genomic interval from Nitrospinota bacterium contains the following:
- a CDS encoding nucleotidyltransferase family protein, whose protein sequence is MDAILLCGDRGASRHVKGVNKALLPVKGAPLFTHVLRALEGAARIERVFIVGDKKKLDSALVESGGSSKPVVTMDQWENLAANIWNGFLATLDGYTLGAERKRPELAGRMVFCVPGDSPLITPAEINEFLDRADMDRHDYMIGLTPEKALDRYLPARGKPGIRMTCFNVREGRFRINNMHIARPFAFQNRGAIQKMYNVRYQKNLRNIARMLKDLWAIRGVRPRLWIYIVMQVSMMLSLAGFSGLAAKASSLVSMDDVAGGVGAILGLRAGLVVTGHGGSAVDIDNDHDYDVMQAMYDEWTAAGKNMIGDAP